The Daucus carota subsp. sativus chromosome 7, DH1 v3.0, whole genome shotgun sequence genome window below encodes:
- the LOC108193932 gene encoding alpha/beta hydrolase domain-containing protein VTE7: protein MLVLLPLAGGITPATHPASKNSLIPPRRRILVVSAADSNIFPSFIPKQVEKVKDLHAQKMASRMQQLPVQLSGLNKPILSSCVRPIVLAKTNPLVLLHGFDSSCLEWRYTLPLLEDANLEAWVVDILGWGFSDLESRPACTVVSKREHLYQFWKSYIKRPMILVGPSLGAAVAIDFAVNHPEAVDKLILIDASVYAEGTGNLSKLPKVVAYAGVYFLKSFLLRFYATNLTFNGIPFDTCLDWSHIGRLHCLLPWWVDTTVTFMNSGGYNVRNLIKQVKHETLIIWGEDDQIVDNRLAVRLHCELANAILRQIPDCGHIPHVEKPKDAAKLIMEFVKAESLVLTR from the exons ATGCTTGTATTGCTGCCTCTCGCCGGCGGCATTACGCCGGCGACACACCCGGCTTCTAAAAACTCACTCATTCCTCCACGACGTCGTATTCTCGTTGTATCTGCCGCAGATAGCAACATCTTTCCGTCATTTATCCCGAAACAAGTGGAGAAAGTTAAAGATTTACATGCTCAGAAGATGGCCTCAAGAATGCAGCAACTCCCCGTTCAG CTTAGTGGCTTAAACAAGCCTATATTGAGTAGCTGTGTGAGGCCTATTGTACTTGCTAAAACAAATCCGTTGGTTCTTTTACATGGTTTTGACAG CTCCTGTTTAGAGTGGAGATACACATTGCCGTTGCTTGAGGATGCTAATTTGGAAGCATGGGTGGTTGACATTCTTGGTTGGGGGTTTTCAGACTTAG AAAGTCGTCCAGCGTGTACAGTGGTTTCCAAGCGTGAACATCTGTATCAG TTTTGGAAGTCCTACATTAAAAGGCCTATGATACTAGTTGGACCCAGCCTTGGAGCAGCTGTTGCAATTGACTTTGCAGTCAACCATCCTGAAGCT gtTGATAAGCTGATTCTGATTGATGCAAGTGTTTATGCAGAAGGTACAGGAAACCTCTCTAAGTTGCCTAAAGTTGTAGCCTATGCTGGG GTTTATTTCTTAAAGAGTTTCCTACTGCGGTTCTACGCAACTAATTTAACTTTCAATGGTATACCTTTTGATACCTGTTTAGACTGGTCTCAT ATTGGTCGTTTACATTGTCTATTACCCTGGTGGGTGGACACAACAGTAACTTTTATGAATAGTGGGGGTTATAATGTTCGCAACCTCATAAAACAG GTAAAGCATGAAACACTTATAATTTGGGGTGAAGATGACCAAATTGTAGACAACAGGCTTGCAGTA AGATTGCACTGTGAACTTGCAAATGCAATACTACGTCAAATACCAGATTGCGGCCATATCCCACATGTAGAAAAGCCAAAAGATGCTGCCAAGTTGATTATGGAGTTTGTTAAAGCCGAGTCTCTTGTACTCACTAGGTAA
- the LOC108194530 gene encoding beta-glucosidase 40: MARMRSCVQLGLVLVLIIHLQLLHVKSDATGNISRASFPKGFTFGTASAAYQYEGAVKEGGRGQTIWDKFAHTPGKISDGSTADVAVNQYHLYNEDIKLMKNMGMDAYRFSISWSRIFPNGTGKISQSGVDHYNHFINALVASGIEPYVTLYHWDLPQALDDKYQGWLSSQIVNDFAAYAETCFREFGDRVKHWMTFNEPHTFAIQGYDLGFEAPGRCSLLGHLYCKEGNSATEPYIVGHNVLLAHGTATDIYRKTYKKKQNGIVGIAFDTFWYEPTTNYTADIEAALRAMDFNLGWFVDPLMFGDYPSSMRSRVGSRLPKFSEAESTLLKGSLDFLGINHYTTWYASNSSVESILNDSIADIGVLTLPFKDGIPIGDRANSIWLYIVPQGMRSLLNYVKTKYGNPLVIITENGMDDANSPFTSISDALKDEKRIKYHNDYLTNVLAAIKEDGCNVKGYFAWSLLDNWEWAAGFSSRFGLYYVDYNDKLRRYAKDSVHWFQKFLAPN; the protein is encoded by the exons ATGGCAAGAATGAGAAGTTGCGTTCAACTTGGTTTAGTTCTGGTGCTCATCATACATCTGCAGTTACTGCATGTCAAGAGTGATGCTACTGGTAATATTA GTAGAGCAAGTTTTCCTAAGGGCTTTACTTTTGGAACTGCCTCTGCAGCCTACCAG TATGAAGGGGCAGTCAAGGAGGGTGGAAGGGGACAAACCATCTGGGACAAATTTGCACATACACCTG GAAAGATAAGTGATGGAAGTACTGCTGATGTGGCTGTGAACCAGTATCATCTGTACAAT GAAGATATTAAACTTATGAAAAATATGGGAATGGATGCTTATAGGTTTTCCATCTCCTGGTCTAGAATTTTCCCCA ATGGAACTGGCAAAATTAGTCAATCTGGCGTCGATCATTATAATCATTTCATCAATGCTTTAGTAGCCAGTG GAATTGAACCATATGTTACCCTCTACCACTGGGATCTTCCTCAAGCACTGGATGACAAATACCAAGGATGGCTCAGCTCCCAAATAGT taaTGACTTTGCTGCATATGCTGAGACATGCTTCCGAGAATTTGGTGACAGGGTGAAGCACTGGATGACTTTTAACGAGCCCCATACTTTTGCCATACAAGGCTATGATTTAGGTTTCGAGGCACCAGGAAGATGTTCCCTTCTTGGCCATTTGTACTGCAAGGAAGGAAATTCTGCAACTGAGCCTTATATTGTTGGTCACAATGTTCTACTTGCGCATGGAACTGCCACCGATATATACAGAAAAACGTACAAG AAAAAACAAAATGGAATAGTGGGAATAGCATTTGATACTTTTTGGTATGAACCAACAACAAACTATACAGCGGACATAGAGGCTGCCCTGCGTGCAATGGACTTCAACTTGGGCTG GTTTGTCGACCCATTGATGTTTGGGGATTATCCAAGTTCAATGAGAAGCAGAGTAGGAAGTCGCTTACCAAAATTTTCTGAAGCTGAATCCACTCTTCTTAAGGGTAGCCTTGATTTTTTGGGCATTAATCACTACACAACATGGTATGCTTCAAACAGTTCCGTGGAAAGCATTCTCAATGATTCCATTGCAGACATCGGTGTCCTTACTCTAC CATTTAAAGATGGAATACCTATTGGTGACCGC GCCAATTCTATATGGTTGTACATAGTACCTCAGGGAATGAGAAGTCTTCTGAATTACGTCAAGACAAAATATGGGAATCCCTTGGTCATAATAACTGAAAATG GTATGGATGATGCAAATAGCCCATTTACTTCTATTAGCGACGCGTTGAAGGATGAAAAAAGGATCAAATACCATAATGATTACTTGACAAACGTGCTTGCAGCTATCAA AGAAGATGGATGCAACGTGAAGGGATACTTTGCCTGGTCTCTATTAGATAACTGGGAATGGGCAGCTGGATTCAGTTCAAGGTTTGGTCTGTACTATGTTGATTACAATGACAAGCTTAGAAGATATGCAAAGGACTCAGTTCATTGGTTCCAGAAATTCTTGGCCCCGAATTAG
- the LOC108193933 gene encoding probable mitochondrial-processing peptidase subunit beta, mitochondrial, whose protein sequence is MASRHLLSLPHRSLKSLRPFSHHLPRSIHLSTHPNSDSLPSPPPPNYMLYDRLAEQIKSKLARLDHPDQRFLQHNSPVPCRADHASALSFPETKITTLPSGIRVATESNLASPTATVGVWIDAGSRYETDEANGVAHFLEHMIFKGTKSRSVRKLEEEIENMGGHLNAYTTREQTTYFTRVMGKDVAKALQILADVLQNSVFDENQIDHERNVILREMDEVEKSPEEVVFDQLHATAFQHSPLGRPILGPVDNIKKITKGDIQKYISDHYAPHRMVVSASGAVKHEEVVQQVKQLFNKLSSNADTTCQLVAKEPSRFTGSEVRIHDLEDPLIRFAVAVEGASWTDPDSIALMVMQSMLGSWNKNAGGGKHVGSQLVERIAIDEIAESMMAFNTNYKDTGLFGIYAAAEPESCDDLAYSIMHAMTKLCYKVSDDDVIRASNQLKSSLLLHLDGTSGTAEDIGRQLITYGRRIPYAELFARIDAVDSSRVKRVAKRFIEDKDIVIAATGDPQNTILPDYNWFRRRTYWTRY, encoded by the exons ATGGCTTCACGCCacctcctctctctcccccACCGCTCCCTCAAATCCCTCCGCCCCTTCTCCCACCACCTCCCCCGCTCCATCCACCTCTCCACCCACCCTAACTCCGACTCCCTCCCCTCGCCACCCCCTCCCAACTACATGCTCTACGACCGCCTCGCCGAACAAATCAAATCCAAGCTCGCCCGTCTCGACCACCCTGACCAAAGATTCCTCCAGCACAACTCCCCTGTCCCGTGCCGTGCTGATCACGCTTCCGCATTGTCATTCCCCGAGACAAAGATCACTACTCTGCCTAGCGGCATTCGTGTGGCTACCGAGTCGAATCTTGCTTCCCCGACTGCTACCGTTGGGGTGTGGATCGATGCGGGGAGCAGGTACGAGACGGATGAGGCCAATGGGGTGGCGCATTTTCTGGAACATATGATTTTTAAGGGGACGAAGAGTAGGAGTGTGAGGAAATTGGAGGAGGAGATTGAGAATATGGGGGGGCATTTGAATGCGTATACGACGAGAGAGCAGACGACTTATTTTACCAGGGTTATGGGGAAAGATGTGGCGAAGGCTCTGCAGATTCTGGCGGATGTTCTGCagaactctgtttttgatgagaatCAGATTGATCATGAACGGAATGTTATTCTACGTGAAATGGATGAG GTGGAGAAGAGCCCAGAAGAAGTTGTTTTCGACCAATTGCATGCGACTGCTTTCCAGCATAGTCCATTGGGTAGACCAATTCTTGGCCCTGTTGACAACATTAAGAAAATAACGAAAGGAGATATTCAGAAGTACATTTCAGACCACTATGCTCCTCACAGAATG GTTGTATCTGCATCCGGGGCTGTTAAGCACGAAGAAGTTGTTCAGCAAGTAAAACAACTGTTCAATAAGCTATCAAGCAATGCTGACACCACTTGTCAGTTGGTTGCTAAGGAGCCTTCCAGATTTACTGGTTCCGAG GTTCGGATTCACGATCTTGAGGATCCCCTTATACGATTTGCAGTTGCAGTCGAGGGGGCATCATGGACAGATCCCGATTCTATTGCTCTTATGGTAATGCAGAGCATGTTGGGGTCATGGAACAAAAATGCGGGAGGAGGAAAACACGTCGG TTCACAACTTGTAGAAAGGATAGCTATAGATGAAATTGCAGAAAGCATGATGGCTTTCAACACCAATTACAAAGATACTGGATTATTCGGCATCTATGCTGCTGCAGAG CCAGAAAGCTGTGATGATTTAGCTTATTCGATTATGCATGCAATGACGAAATTATGCTACAAAgtttcagatgatgatgttattCGTGCATCTAATCAG CTGAAATCATCTTTGCTTCTCCACCTTGATGGTACTAGTGGGACTGCTGAAGACATTGGCCGTCAG CTAATTACATATGGCAGAAGAATTCCATATGCTGAATTATTTGCCAGGATTGATGCAGTGGATTCAAGCAGAGTCAAACGCGTCGCAAAACGTTTTATTGAGGACAAG GATATCGTAATAGCAGCCACTGGGGATCCCCAGAACACTATATTACCTGATTACAACTGGTTCCGTCGCAGGACTTACTGGACACGCTATTAG
- the LOC108194531 gene encoding zinc finger protein ZAT4 — MKEFGSLDGRISKKMSRAVDSSSGASEARVCKQCGKGFQSLKALCGHMACHSEKGRVLREYRCYWKSEKSEPVDDRFDLEENPTRRTRSRAERYKKTVDETFDYGNDNNSSSVCDIEDTEDVAACLMMLSRDSRKWSGVNSIVKSSDNQSMVFETKSSSVEMKNPRDDGTYLADEIPQRKKVVSRKLKSSGLVTESVSASGYVRKADSDISIEELFNHGGYKDAELSTFYNRVKHYKTDESKGLKGNEYDDVGISRKLLKLDSKKRARDRYDGVEPDKKVHSRKKYECVNCNRSFDSFQALGGHRPCHKKADPSIQYEYDSGDNSLENDITPISTPIRKLGQRFDDKKPVSRDFPVAAKKKDRAKKSKAHQCPFCSKIFKSGQALGSHKRTHSTYDPPEDFGSSPPTARSLIDLNLPAPEVDGEFYDDNQFNN; from the coding sequence ATGAAGGAGTTTGGATCTTTGGATGGCCGGATTTCCAAGAAGATGTCGAGAGCTGTTGATTCGAGTTCTGGTGCATCAGAAGCAAGAGTCTGCAAGCAATGTGGTAAAGGGTTTCAATCACTCAAGGCATTGTGTGGTCATATGGCTTGTCATTCTGAGAAAGGGAGGGTTTTGAGGGAGTACAGATGTTACTGGAAGAGTGAAAAGTCTGAGCCAGTCGATGATCGGTTTGATTTGGAGGAGAATCCCACGAGGCGAACAAGATCCAGAGCCGAGAGGTACAAGAAAACTGTTGATGAGACTTTTGATTATGGGAATGATAATAATTCTTCGTCTGTTTGTGATATTGAAGACACCGAAGATGTTGCTGCGTGTTTGATGATGTTGTCCAGGGATTCTAGGAAATGGAGTGGTGTCAATTCGATTGTGAAATCTTCAGATAATCAGTCGATGGTTTTTGAGACTAAATCATCTTCGGTTGAGATGAAGAACCCTAGAGATGATGGTACCTACTTAGCTGATGAGATTCCTCAGAGGAAGAAAGTTGTCAGTAGGAAGCTGAAGTCTAGTGGTTTGGTTACAGAGAGTGTTTCTGCTTCTGGTTATGTGAGAAAAGCGGATTCTGACATATCAATTGAAGAGCTTTTTAATCATGGTGGATATAAAGATGCTGAATTGTCAACATTTTACAACAGGGTAAAACATTATAAAACCGATGAGAGTAAGGGTTTGAAGGGAAATGAGTACGATGATGTTGGTATAAGTCGAAAGCTACTGAAACTGGACTCAAAGAAAAGAGCTAGAGATCGGTATGATGGTGTAGAACCAGATAAGAAAGTTCACAGCAGAAAAAAATATGAGTGTGTAAACTGCAACAGAAGCTTTGATTCATTCCAAGCACTTGGAGGACATAGACCATGCCACAAAAAGGCTGATCCTTCCATTCAGTATGAGTACGACAGTGGTGACAACAGCCTGGAGAACGACATAACTCCCATCTCCACACCCATTCGGAAGCTTGGTCAGCGTTTTGATGACAAGAAACCAGTTTCCAGAGATTTTCCAGTTGCTGCAAAAAAGAAAGACAGAGCAAAGAAATCTAAGGCACATCAATGTCCATTTTGTTCCAAAATTTTCAAGTCTGGTCAGGCTTTAGGTAGTCACAAAAGAACTCATTCCACGTATGATCCTCCTGAAGACTTTGGCAGTTCACCTCCAACTGCACGTAGTCTAATTGATCTTAATCTTCCAGCTCCCGAAGTGGATGGTGAGTTTTATGACGACAACCAGTTCAATAACTAA